The window TGGTTGTTGGCTAAGGTGGCTGTGCGCGGGACACCTTGTGGAAACCGGTCTCTGTGGCGAGCGGGCTTGCCCGCGCTGGGGCGCGTAGCGGCCCTGACGCCGGGTAGCAGGGAGTGTCGGCCAGAATGGAGATTCCGGCTTTACGACTGCTTCGCAGCCGAGCGCGGGCAAGCCCGCTCGCCACAAGCCGAGAGTTTCCCTCCACCGTTGGCCCTATCCCACCACATGCTGCTTGTCTGGTCAGGGGAGTGCACCTTGCCTGCGCCCTACTTCATCAGTCGTAGAAACGCATATCGCGGCTCTCGCCCATCAGCAACGCCTGGTTGCGCTCGGTGATCTCGCGGATGTAGTCCCATAGCAAGGTAATGCGCTTCAACTTCCTCAGATCCTCCCGGCAATACATCCAGAACTGCCGGGTGATGTTCACCTCATCCGGCAACACCGGCAGCAGGTTCGGGTCCTGCGCCGCCAGGAAGCACGGCAGGATCGCCAGCGCCCGGCTCTGCTGCGCCGCGACGAACTGGGCGATCACGCTGGTGCTGCGCAGGTTGGCGGTGGCGTTGGGCAGCAGGTTGGCCAGGTACAGCAGCTCGTTGCTGAACGCCAGGTCGTCGACGTAGCTGACGAAGCGGTGCCGGCCCAGGTCGCTGGCGCGGCGGATCGGCGGGTGCTGGTCGAGATACTGCTGGGTCGCATACAGCTGCAGCCGGTAGTCGCACAGCTTGCAGCACACATACGGCCCGTGCTCCGGCCGCTCCAGGGCAATGACGATATCCGCCTCGCGCTTGGACAGGCTGATGAAGTGCGGCAGCGGCAGGATATCCACCGAGATCGCCGGGTAGGCGTCGACGAAATGGCTCAGTTGCGGCGTGATGAAGAAACTGCCGAAGCCCTCCGTGCAGCCCATGCGCACATGCCCCGAGAGCGCCACGCCAGAGCCCGAGACCTGCTCGCAGGCCATGTGCAGGGTGCTTTCGATCGACTCGGCATAGCCCATCAGGCGTTGACCCTCGGCGGTCAGGACGAAGCCGTTGGTGCGCGACTTTTCGAACAGCAGGGTGCCCAGGGCGGCCTCCAGCGAGCTGATGCGCCGCGACACCGTGGTGTAGTCCACCGCCAGGCGCTTGGCCGCGCTGCTGGCCTTGCGGGTACGGGCAACCTCGAGGAAAAACTTCAGGTCGTCCCAGTTCAATGAACCCAAAGACGTGATGTTTTTTTGCATGTTGGTCCGGTTTTTATGTGCGTTCTTATTAGAAGAATGCACATCTATACTCCAAAAACAGTCCAGTCACCATGCTCGGGCGTTGCGGCGCCCGCCCAGGATTCGGCCATTACAATAATTCAGGAGACTTCCATGAACGTTTCTCTCAAGCCCGACGCCACCCTCAAGACCGCCCGGTTGCTGATCGACGGCGAGTGGGTCGAATCCCGCAGCGGTGAATGGCACGACATCGTCAACCCGGCTACCCAGGAAGTGCTGGCCAAGGTGCCCTTCGCCACTGCCGCTGAAGTGAACGCCGCGATCGAGGCCGCCCAGCGCGCTTTCCAGACCTGGAAGTTGACCCCCATCGGCGCCCGCATGCGCATCATGCTCAAGCTGCAGGCGTTGATTCGTGAACACTCCAAGCGCATCGCCGCCGTGCTCAGCGCCGAGCAGGGCAAGACCCTGGCCGACGCCGAGGGCGATATCTTCCGCGGCCTGGAAGTGGTCGAGCACGCCTGCTCGATCGGCACCCTGCAGATGGGCGAGTTCGCCGAGAACGTCGCCGGTGGCGTCGATACCTACACCCTGCGCCAGCCGATCGGTGTGTGTGCCGGGATCACCCCGTTCAACTTCCCGGCGATGATCCCGCTGTGGATGTTCCCGATGGCGATCGCCTGCGGCAACACCTTCGTCCTCAAGCCGTCCGAGCAGGACCCGCTGTCGACCCTGATGCTGGTGGAGCTGGCGCTGGAAGCCGGCGTGCCGGCGGGCGTGCTCAACGTGGTGCACGGCGGCAAGGAAGTGGTGGATGCGCTGTGCACGCACAAGGATATCAAGGCCGTGTCCTTCGTCGGCTCGACCGCTGTCGGCACCCACGTGTATGACCTCGCCGGTCGCCACGGCAAGCGCGTGCAATCGATGATGGGGGCGAAGAACCATGCCGTGGTGCTGCCCGATGCCAATCGCGAGCAGACCCTCAACGCCCTGGTCGGCGCCGGATTCGGTGCGGCCGGCCAGCGTTGCATGGCCACCTCGGTGGTGGTGCTGGTGGGCGCGGCGAAACAGTGGCTGCCGGACCTCAAGGCGCTGGCGCAGAAACTCAAGGTCAATGCCGGCAGCGAGCCGGGTACCGACGTCGGCCCGCTGATTTCCAAGCGGGCGAAAGAGCGTGTGCTGGGGCTGATCGAAAGCGGTATCAAGGAAGGCGCCAAACTCGAGCTGGACGGCCGCGGTATCGTCGTGCCGGGGTTCGAGCAGGGCAACTTCGTCGGCCCGACCCTGTTCTCCGGGGTGACCACCGACATGCAGATCTACACCCAGGAAATCTTCGGCCCGGTGCTGGCGGTGATGGAAGTCGATACCCTCGACGAGGCCATCGCCCTGGTCAACGCCAACCCGTTCGGTAACGGCACCGGCCTGTTCACCCAGAGCGGCGCCTCGGCCCGCAAGTTCCAGAGCGAAATCGACATCGGCCAGGTCGGCATCAACATTCCGATCCCGGTGCCGGTGCCGTTCTTCAGCTTCACCGGTTCGCGCGGCTCCAAGCTCGGCGACCTCGGCCCGTACGGCAAGCAGGTGGTGCAGTTCTACACTCAGACCAAGACGGTCACCGCGCGCTGGTTCGATGACGACAGCGAGAACCATGGCGTGAACACCACCATCAACCTGCGTTGAGCGAGGAACGGGCCATGAAGATCGCATTTATCGGACTGGGCAACATGGGCGCGCCGATGGCGCGCAACCTGATCAAGGCCGGGCACAGCCTGAACCTGTTCGACCTGAACCAGGTGGTGCTCAAGGAACTGGCGGCCCTCGGCGGCACCATCAGCACTTCGCCCAAGGCCGCGGCCGAGGGCAGCGAGCTGGTGATCACCATGCTGCCGGCCGCCGCCCATGTGCGCAGCGTCTGGCTGGGCGAGGACGGCGTGCTGGCCGGGATCGGCGCTGGCGTGCCGGCGGTGGACTGCAGCACCATCGACCCGCAGACCGCCAAGGATGTCGCCGCCGCAGCGGCGAAGCAGGGCGTGGCCATGGCCGATGCACCGGTTTCCGGTGGCACCGGCGGCGCGGCAGCCGGGACCCTGACCTTCATGGTCGGGGCCTCCAGCGAGCTGTTCGCCACCCTGCAACCGGTGCTGGCGCAGATGGGCCGCAACATCGTCCATTGCGGCGACGTCGGCACCGGGCAGATCGCCAAGATCTGCAACAACCTGCTGCTGGGTATCTCGATGATCGGCGTCAGTGAGGCCATGGCCCTGGGCGCCGCCCTGGGCATCGACACCCAGGTGCTGGCCGGAGTGATCAACAGCTCCACGGGCCGTTGCTGGAGTTCCGACACCTACAACCCATGGCCGGGGATCATCGAGACGGCCCCGGCATCCCGCGGCTACACCGGCGGCTTCGGTGCCGAGCTGATGCTCAAGGACCTCGGCCTGGCCACCGAGGCCGCGCGCCAGGCCCACCAGCCGGTGGTGCTCGGCGCCGTGGCGCAACAGCTGTACCAGGCCATGAGCCTGCGCGGCGAGGGCGGCAAGGACTTCTCGGCCATCATTGGCAGCTATCGCAAACCCGAGTAAGGGTTTTTTCCGAGGGCTCGCGTCGGGCGGGTCCTCGGTTTTTTCCGGGCGGGCTGCCCAAACGTTATCCGCGTATCCCCCGACACAGTAGAATTACCGCCAGGAATCGATTTCGAGGTGGCGGTGGTGGATCTACAGCAGGGTTTTGTCCTGACCCGGCATTGGCGCGACACCCCCGCGGGTACGCAGGTCGAATTCTGGTTGGCGACCGACGCCGGTCCCCGCCATGTGCGCTTGCCGCTACAACCCTCGGTGGCCTTCATTCCCGCCGCACAGCGCGAGCGTGCCACGACCCTGTTGCGCAACGAGCGTGATGTGGAGTTGCGCCCGCTGGAACTGATGGATTTCCGCCATCGTCCGGTGCTCGGTCTTTACTGCCAGCAGCATCGACAGTTGATGAATATCGAGAAGCTGCTGCGCCAGGGCGGGGTGGATGTCTACGAGGCCGATGTCCGTCCGCCCGAGCGCTTCCTCATGGAGCGTTTCATCACTGCACCGGTGCTGTTCGCCGGCACGCCGAATGCCGATGGGCCGCTGCTCGATACCCAGCTCAAGGCCACCGCGGACTATCGGCCACGGCTGAAACTGGTGTCGCTGGATATCGAGACCACCATGCAGGGCGAACTGTATTCGATTGCCCTGGAAGGCTGCGGCGAGCGCCAGGTGTACATGCTCGGGCCGCCGAATGGCGATGCCAGCCAGGTCGACTTCGACCTCGAGTACCGGGACAGTCGCGGCGAACTGCTCGAAGCGCTGAATGACTGGCTGGCCCGCCACGATCCCGATGCGATCATCGGCTGGAACCTGGTGCAGTTCGACCTGAAGGTGCTGCATGAGCATGCCCAGCGACTGAACGTCCCGCTACGCCTGGGACGTGGCGGCGATGTCATGGGCTGGCGCGACAACGGCGCGCGCAACACCCACTACTTCGCGGCAGCGGCCGGCCGGCTGATCATCGACGGTATCGAGGCACTGCGCTCGGCGACCTGGAGTTTCCCGTCCTTCAGTCTCGAATATGTGTCGCAGCACCTGCTCGGTGAGGGCAAGGCGATCGACAACCCCTACCAGCGCATGGACGAGATCGACCGCATGTTCGCCGAGGACAAGCCGGCCCTGGCCCGCTACAACCTCAAGGACTGCGAACTGGTCACGCGCATCTTCGACAAGACCCAGTTGCTGACCTTCCTGTTGGAGCGCGCCACCGTCACTGGCTTGCCGGTCGATCGCAGTGGCGGCTCGGTGGCGGCCTTCACCCACCTGTACATGCCACTGATGCATCGCCAGGGTTTTGTCGCACCGAACCTCGGCGAACGCATGCCCGAGGCCAGTCCCGGCGGTTTCGTCATGGACTCGCGACCGGGCCTGTACGAGTCGGTGCTGGTTCTGGACTACAAGAGCCTGTATCCGTCGATCATCCGCACCTTCCTGATCGATCCGGTCGGGCTGATCGAGGGCTTGCGGCATCCCGACGACAGCGAGTCGGTGGCGGGTTTTCGCGGTGCGCGCTTCTCCCGCACGCGGCATTGCCTGCCGTCGATCGTCGAGACGGTCTGGCAGGGCCGCGAGGCCGCCAAGCGCGACGGCAACGCGCCGTTGTCCCAGGCACTGAAGATCATCATGAACGCCTTCTACGGCGTGCTCGGTTCCAGTGGTTGCCGCTTCTTCGATACGCGGTTGGCCTCGTCGATCACCATGCGCGGGCACGAGATCATGCGCCGCACCCGCCAACTGATCGAAGCCCAGGGCTACACGGTGATCTACGGCGACACCGACTCGACCTTCGTCTGGCTCAAGCGCGCCCATGGCCAGGAGGAGGCCGCGCAGATCGGCCGCCAACTGGTGGCCGGGGTCAACGACTGGTGGCGCGAACACCTGCAGCGCGAGCTGGGCCTGGACAGTGCCCTGGAGCTGCAGTTCGAGACCCATTTCAGCCGCTTCCTGATGCCGACCATCCGTGGCGCCGAGGAGGGCAGCAAGAAGCGTTATGCCGGGTTGGTCATCCGCGCCGACGGCAGCGAGGAGATGGTCTACAAGGGCCTGGAAACCGTGCGCAGCGACTGGTCGCCATTGGCGCAGGCGTTCCAGCAGGAACTGTACCGACGCATTTTCAGTCGCCAGCCCTACCAGGACTACGTACGCGATTACGTGCGACGTACCCAGGCCGGCGAACTGGACGACCTGCTGGTGTATCGCAAGCGCCTGCGCCGGCGGCTGGGCGACTACGAGCGCAACGTCCCGCCGCAGGTGCGCGCGGCGCGACTGGCCGATGAGTACAACGTCGCCCAGGGGCGCCCACCGCAATACCAGGGCGGCGGCTGGATCAGCTACGTGATTGCCCTGGCCGGGCCGGAACCGCTGGAAGTGCGCCGTTCGCCCATCGACTACGAACACTACATCACCAAGCAGTTGCAGCCGGTGGCGGATGCGATCCTGCCGTTCGTGCAGGACGATTTCACCACCCTGATCGGCGGGCAGATGGGGCTGTTCTGAGTGTTGTGTATTGCAATGTATCTGGAGGCCCCGGTGATACGTGCGGACTTCAGAACCCCGGATTGCGCACACATTCGAGATACCTCAGGGGTGTCAAATAGGTTCCAAGGAGGCAGACAACACTGGCTCCAACCAACCGAACGACAACTTGAGGAAATCACCATGAAACTGAAAGCGCTCTGCACCGCCGGCCTGTTCTCCGCCCTGAGCCTCCTGGCCATCGCCGCTCCGGCCCAGGCCGCCAGCGCCAAACCGGACATCCAGCACGTGGTGTCGATCACCACCGATGCAATGGGCAGCTGCGGCGTCGCCAACGCGCACCTGACCTACCTCGACTCCCAGGGCGAGACCCACACCCTGGAGTACGGCAAGTTCGCCAACTGCAACCAGGGCAGCTGATCCCTTGGGAATCGGCTTCGCACACGCCTCTCCACCCGCATGAAACCGTATCGCGCCGCGCTCGGTTTCATGCCTGTTTCTGCCAGGTGACGTCATGCTGCTTATCGCTTTCCTGGGCGGGATACTGACCGTGCTCAGTCCTTGCATCCTGCCGGTCGTACCCTTTCTGTTCGCGCGGGCGGATCGTTCCCGCTCTTCGGTGCTGCTGACGCTGGGCGGCATGGCGCTGACTTTCGCGCTGGTGTCGAGCCTGGCCGTGGTCAGCAGCGCCTGGGTGATCCAGGCCAATCATGCCGGTCGCCAGCTGGCGCTGATCGTGATGGTGCTGTTCGCCCTGTCACTGATTTCCGCGCGTGCGGGCGCCTGGCTGTCGCGGCCGTTCGTCCTGCTGGGCAACCGCCTGGATCCGGCAGCGCGCCAGCTGTCCGGGCCGTTGGCCGCGCTGCTGGTCGGTGTCGCCACCGGGTTGCTGTGGGCGCCGTGCGCCGGACCGATTCTGGGGGTGATCCTGACCAGCGCCATGTTGCAGGGCGCGAATGCGCAGACCAGTCTGTTGCTGCTGGCCTATGGCTTGGGTAGTGCGTTGTCTCTCGGCACGCTGATCTTCGCCGGTCGTGGGCTGGTCAACCGGCTCAGGCCGTCCATCCCGGTGACCGGCTGGCTGCGGCGTGGCACCGGTGTGCTGGTCCTGCTGTCGGCGGTGCTGATCTCGACCGGGGCGAACAATACTCTGCTCGCCGGTACTTCCTCACAAGGCTCGACATCGGTGGAGCAAAGTGTGTTGAAGCAGATTCCGCGGGCCATCGACTACGTGATCAGCAAGGCCAATGCGGCCACCACCGTTGACCTTGAAGCCAAGGGCGCGATGCCGTCGCTGGAGGGGGCGGTGGAGTGGCTGAACTCGGCGCCGCTGGACCGTGAGTCCCTGCGTGGCAAGGTGGTGCTGGTGGACTTCTGGACCTTCGACTGCATCAACTGCCAGCACACCCTGCCGTATGTGAAGGCGTGGGCGAAGAAATATGAGAAGGACGGGCTGGTGGTGATCGGGGTGCATACGCCCGAGTACGCCTACGAGAAGATCCTCGGCAATGTTCGCCAGCAGGTGAAGGAACTGGGGATCGGCTATCCGGTGGCGATCGACAACGACTACCGCATCTGGCGGGCTTTCGATAACCAGTACTGGCCCGCCCACTACCTGATCGACGCCAAGGGGCAGGTGCGTTACACCCATTTCGGCGAAGGCCGTTATGACGAGCAGGAAAAGGTCATCCAGACCCTGTTGCAGGAGGCCAAGGCTGGCAGTGCCAGCTGAGTCCTGGAACCAAGTCACGACAGCCGCAAAGCCCCGCAACGGGCTTTGCGGCTTTTTTGTGGGCAGGTGTTCGAATCGGGCAGGAGCTCGTTGTATCAGATTGTGTACCCAGCTCGCCGCCACACACTGCGCGACCTTATCGCCCGTTCGCGACACATGGCAGATACAGCCCTGCGTTGAAATGTACCTGTCGACCGGTGATGCCGGTCCGGTTACTCCCCAACCCCAAGAGTCTTACTCACCAACGCAGGAGTGTTACCCATGTTCAAGTTCCCTACCGCTTCCCTGGTCCTCACCCTCGCCCTGGTTGGCGGCCTCGGCCTGTCGAATGCCGCTTCGGCCAATGTGCCGGCTGGCGGGCACGCTGCAGCCAGCCAGCACCTGCTGGCGGAGGGAGGTTCCGACCGTCTGCTGGAGCGTCGCGTGGCCGAAGGCGGTTCGGATCGCCTGCTGGAACGTCGCGTGGCCGAAGGCGGTTCGGATCGCCTGCTGGAGCGTCGCGTGGCCGAAGGCGGTTCGGATCGCCTGCTGGAACGTCGCGTGGCCGAAGGCGGTTCGGATCGCCTGCTGGAGCGTCGCGTGGCCGAAGGCGGTTCGGATCGTCTGCTGGAGCGTCGCGTGGCTGAAGGTGGTTCGGATCGCCTGCTGGAGCGTCGCGTGGCTGAAGGTGGTTCGGATCGCCTGCTGGAACGTCGTGTGGCCGAAGGTGGCTCGGATCGCCTGCTGGAACGTCGCGTGGCTGAAGGTGGTTCGGATCGTCTGCTGGAACGCCGCGTTGCTTGAGGGCGGCCGACCTTTCCAGCTGTTCCTCATTATTCGGGAGGGGAGCGAGCTGTTGGTGGCGAGCGGGCTTGCCCGCGCTGGAGTGCGAAGCACTCCCAAACCGGCGGTATCGATGTATCAGGCACACCGAGTGCCTGGGTCTTGCGGCTGCCTTGCAGCCGAGCGCAGGCAAGCCTGCTCGCCACATGATCATTGCCAAAGGCCGGGCCCTCGCGTCTTTCGAGACGGCCCCGGCTGACAAGACGCCTGGTGCGATCAGGCGAACACGAGCTGTTGGTGGCGAGCGGGCTTGCCCGCGCTGGAGTGCGAAGCACTCCCAAGCCGGCGGTATCGGTGTATCAGGCACACCGAGTGCCTGGGTCTTGCGGCTGCCTTGCAGCCGAGCGCAGGCAAGCCTGCTCGCCACATGATCGTTGCCAAAGGCCGGGCACCCGCGTCTTTCGAGACGGCCCCGGCTGACAAGACGCCTGGTGCGATCAGGCGAACACGAAGTACTTGCGCACGGTCTCCACGACTTCCCAGGTACCCTTCATGCCCGGCTCGACGATGAAGATGTCGCCGGCCTTCAAGTGGATCGGCGCCTGACCGTCTGGCGTGATGATGCAGTAGCCTTCCTGGAAGTGGCAGTACTCCCACTTCACATAATCGACCCGCCACTTGCCCGGGGTGCAGATCCAGGTGCCCATGATCTTGCTGCCGTCTTCGCTGTTGTAGGCGTTGAGGTTGACGGTGTGCGGATCGCCTTCGAGCTTCTCCCATTTGCAGGCGTCGAGCACCGGCAGTGGGTGGGTGTCGCGCAGAACGGTAATCGGTGGATTGGACATGCTGGGCTCCGGGCACAGGTTCTGAATGAAGCCTGCACCCTAGCGGGGGTGTCCGCCGTGCGGTTGTCCAGGCTCGACATTCAACTGTCCATGCGCGCACGGTCGCCTGTTGCCGGTTCGCTCAGGGCGTCGAGCAGGGCCTTGGCGTAGGAGGGCAGGTGTTCGAACGAGCGCGCGCACAGCAGCAGCTTGCGCCGGGCCCAGGGCTCGGGCAACGGACGGCTGACCAGGCGCGAGTCGACCGGCCAGCGGTCAAGCGTAGCCTGGGGCACGATGCCCGGGCCGGCGCCCCGGGCGACCATGCGCAATACCGCATCGAAGCTTTCGACCCGTACCCGCAGTTGCATGCGCTGGCCCAGGTGCAGCGCCTGCTCTTCGAGGTACACCGCCAGCGCGCTGTCGGCGGCAAGGCCGACCAGCTCATGGCGCAAGGTATCGCTGAACTTCGGTTGTGCAAGCGCGGCCAGCGGATGATCGCGGGGGATGACCAGCACCAGCGGATCGTCCTGGAACGGGCGGGTCTGCAAGTCCCGGGTGTCCACCGCATCGGAGACGATCCCGAGGTCGGCGACCCCCTGGCTGAGCGCGTGGACGATGCGCAGGCTGGGCAGCTCCTGCAGATCGACATCCACCGGCGGATGTTCACGCAGGAAGTCGGCCAGGCGTTCCGGCAGGTATTCGCTGAGCGCCGTAGTATTGCACAGCAGGCGGACCTGGCCCTTTACACCATTGGCGTAGTCGGCCAGGTCCTCGCGCAGCCGCTCGCTTTGCAGCAGGATCAGTCGCGCATGCTGGGCCAGCGCCTTGCCTGCCGGCGTGGGACTGACGCCACGCCGGCCACGCAGGAAGAACGGCGTGCCGAGGGACGCTTCCAGGGCACGGATCCGCGCGCTGGCCGCCGCCAGCGACAGGTGGCTGCGAGCTGCGCCGGCGGTGATGTTGCCGGCGTCGAGAATGTTCAGGTACAGGCGCAGGTCGATCAGGTCGAAGTGCATGGCTCAGCCTCTTGTTTCAGCAGAGGCTAGCTCAGCCAATCGCAGATTTTCAAATGGGCCCTGGCGGTTCAGCATGGGCGCCATGAAAACCTTTATCGATTTCTACGAAACACTGGGCCTTGCCCTGTCACTGCTGGTGTTGGTGACTTTCCTGCTGGCGGGTACGGTCAAGGGCGTGATCGGCCTCGGCCTACCGACGGTGGCGATGGGCTTGCTTGGGCTGGCTATGGTTCCGGCGCAGGCTGCGGCCTTGCTGATCATTCCCTCCACGTTGACCAATCTCTGGCAGTTGGCGGTGGGCGGGCACCTGTCGATGCTGCTCAAGCGGCTGTGGCCAATGTTGCTGGCGATCTTCCTCGGTACCGGGCTCGGTAGCCTGTGGCTGGGCGGAGTCGGCGGCGGTGGCTGGGCGGTGCGCGCATTGGGCGGTGCGCTGCTGCTCTACGCGGTATGCGGCCTGTTCCTGCCGACCCTGCATGTCGGTGAACGGGCGGAGCGCTGGCTGGGACCGCTCTGTGGCGTGCTGACGGGCATCATCACCTCGGCCACCGGCGTCTTCGTGATTCCGGCGGTGCCCTACCTGCAGGCCCTCGGCTTGAACAGGGACCAACTGGTGCAGGCGCTGGGCCTGTCGTTCACCGTGTCGACCCTGGCGTTGGCGGCCGGCCTGTTCTGGCGCGGGGCCCTGGGCGAGGGCGCACTCGGCGCTTCGCTGCTGGCGTTGCTGCCGGCGCTGGTGGGCATGCTGCTGGGGCAATGGCTGCGCCAGCGCATCAGCGCCGTCCTGTTCAAGCGGGTGTTTTTCATCGGGATGGGCCTGCTCGGCGGGCACCTGCTGATCAGCGGCTAGCCGAGGACGGGCTGAGCATGTCGATCAGGCGGATGTCGAAATCGCGCTCGAGGAATTCCATGCGCTGCTCGTGGAAAGCGCGCATGTGTGGCAAGGCCGAGTGTACGTCCAGGTGCGCCCTGGACTGCCAGATCTCGTAGAAGATGAACAGGGTCGGGTCGGCCTGGTCGCGCAGCATGTGGTATTCGATGCAGCCGTCTTCCCGGCGGCTGGGTTCGACATAGGCACGAAACAGTGCCTCGAAGGCCTCGGCCTTTTCCGGGCGGGTCTTGGCGTGCAGGATGAAACCGTAGGGTTGGCTCATGGGGTGGCTCCGTGCGGGGCAGGTTCTGGAGGGCCTCAATGCTAAGGCAACAATGCGCAGTTGATTTGTGCTGTTAGGGCAAAAAAGATTTGCGCCAGCCATGGTTTTTCGCCCGCAGGGCACGGGCTAACCTGCGGCCCTGACTTGAACCTGCCGACCCCGACTGCCGCTGGGCACTGCTCCGGGTCCGCCCTCCACGAGACTGTCCATGAAAAAAATCCTGCTACTCAACGGCGGCAAGCAGTTCGCCCATTCCGCCGGCCGCTACAACGCCACCCTGCACGAAGCCGCCCTGGCGTATCTCGACCGCTCCGGTTGCGATGTCCGGCAGACCTGGATCGACCAGGGCTACGACGTCGCCGAGGAGGTCGCCAAGTTTCTCTGGGCCGACGTGATCATCTACCAGATGCCGGGTTGGTGGATGGGCGCGCCCTGGACCGTGAAGAAATACGTCGATGAAGTCTTCACCGCGGGTCACGGCAGTCTTTATGCCAACGACGGCCGGACGCGTTCCGATGCCTCGCAGAAATACGGCAGCGGCGGCCTGATCCAGGGCAAGCAGTACATGCTCTCGCTGACCTGGAACGCGCCGCAGCAAGCCTTCGACGATCCCACCGATTTCTTCGAGGCCAAGGGCGTGGATGCGGTGTACTTCCCGTTCCACAAGGCCAACGAGTTCCTTGGCATGAGTGGCCTGCCGACATTCCTGTGCGTCGACGTGATGAAGGTCCCGGCCATCGAGGCCGATGTTCGCCGCTACGAGCAGCATCTGGCCAAGGTCTTCGATTTGCCGGCGTGAGGTTCCTTTTGTCTCATGGCCGGCTAATATCAGGCCTGTCTTGAGTCGAGAGGTGAGTGTGAAAGCCAGGTCGGATGAGTTGCAGATCTTCGTCTGCGTGATCGAGTGTGGTTCGATTTCCGCAGCGGCCGAGCAGGTCGGGCAGACGCCATCGGCGGTCAGCCGCAGCCTGTCGCGGCTGGAAGCCAAGCTGGAAACCACGCTGATCAATCGCACCACGCGGCGCATGGACCTGACCGAAGAGGGCAAGTTCTTCTTCGAGCGGGCCAAGCAGATCCTCGAACAGATGGACGAGCTCGAAGAGCGCCTGTCCCTGCGCCAGCAGACTCCGGCCGGGCGCCTGCGCATCAACGCGGCCTCGCCGTTCATGCTGCATGCGGTGGTGCCGTACATCGCCGAGTTCCGCAGCCTGTATCCGGATATCCAGCTGGAGCTCAACAGCAACGACCTGATCATCGACCTGCTGGAGCAGAGTACCGACATTGCCATCCGCATCGGCAACCTGGCGGACTCGACCCTGCATGCCCGCTCGCTCGGCAGCAGCCCGCTGAACATACTGGCCAGCCCCGCCTACCTGGAACGTCACGGCGTGCCGGCCAGCGTCGACGAGCTGTCCAGCCATACCCTGCTGGGCTTTACCCAAACCGAAACGCTCAACCACTGGCCATTGCGCCATGCCCAGGGCGACCGCTGGCAGATCCGTCCCGATATCGCCGCTTCCAGTGGCGAGACCCTGCGCCAGCTGGCGCTGGAAGGGCAGGGCATTGTCTGCCTGTCGCACTTCATGACCCACCAGGACATCCAGTCCGGTCGCCTGCGGGTGATCCTCCCCGAAACCAACAGCGGCTATCGCCAGCCGATCCATGCGGTGTACTACCGCAACTCGCAGCTGGCGTTGCGTATCCAGTGTTTTCTCGACTTTATCCAGGGCAAGCTGGCGGGGTATGCGGGGAACTGATGCGGACATGGGGATACTACTGATTAGCATTTTTTGATGTGGTTATAAAGGAGAGACCTCCCAGCAGCAAAGCAGGAATAACGACCGCCGCATCCATCTGATAGGAAGAAAGTAGAACGTACCAGGGAATGAGAAACGTCAGGATGCATAGAGCTATTCCGAATAGGGCCCTGTATCTGTAACGTAATTTGTAGCGTATTGATAAATAGAGCAGAAGCTCGATGAACCCGAATATAAGAAAAAAGACTAAAAGTTCAACTAGGTAGGTTGGCACCTTCTCATTTTCCTGCATTCAGGATAATCGAGGAAGATGATTGCTGTGGACCAATTCCC of the Pseudomonas vanderleydeniana genome contains:
- a CDS encoding phage infection protein — protein: MFKFPTASLVLTLALVGGLGLSNAASANVPAGGHAAASQHLLAEGGSDRLLERRVAEGGSDRLLERRVAEGGSDRLLERRVAEGGSDRLLERRVAEGGSDRLLERRVAEGGSDRLLERRVAEGGSDRLLERRVAEGGSDRLLERRVAEGGSDRLLERRVAEGGSDRLLERRVA
- a CDS encoding LysR family transcriptional regulator; amino-acid sequence: MKARSDELQIFVCVIECGSISAAAEQVGQTPSAVSRSLSRLEAKLETTLINRTTRRMDLTEEGKFFFERAKQILEQMDELEERLSLRQQTPAGRLRINAASPFMLHAVVPYIAEFRSLYPDIQLELNSNDLIIDLLEQSTDIAIRIGNLADSTLHARSLGSSPLNILASPAYLERHGVPASVDELSSHTLLGFTQTETLNHWPLRHAQGDRWQIRPDIAASSGETLRQLALEGQGIVCLSHFMTHQDIQSGRLRVILPETNSGYRQPIHAVYYRNSQLALRIQCFLDFIQGKLAGYAGN
- a CDS encoding LysR substrate-binding domain-containing protein, encoding MHFDLIDLRLYLNILDAGNITAGAARSHLSLAAASARIRALEASLGTPFFLRGRRGVSPTPAGKALAQHARLILLQSERLREDLADYANGVKGQVRLLCNTTALSEYLPERLADFLREHPPVDVDLQELPSLRIVHALSQGVADLGIVSDAVDTRDLQTRPFQDDPLVLVIPRDHPLAALAQPKFSDTLRHELVGLAADSALAVYLEEQALHLGQRMQLRVRVESFDAVLRMVARGAGPGIVPQATLDRWPVDSRLVSRPLPEPWARRKLLLCARSFEHLPSYAKALLDALSEPATGDRARMDS
- a CDS encoding putative quinol monooxygenase, with protein sequence MSQPYGFILHAKTRPEKAEAFEALFRAYVEPSRREDGCIEYHMLRDQADPTLFIFYEIWQSRAHLDVHSALPHMRAFHEQRMEFLERDFDIRLIDMLSPSSASR
- a CDS encoding cupin domain-containing protein, which codes for MSNPPITVLRDTHPLPVLDACKWEKLEGDPHTVNLNAYNSEDGSKIMGTWICTPGKWRVDYVKWEYCHFQEGYCIITPDGQAPIHLKAGDIFIVEPGMKGTWEVVETVRKYFVFA
- a CDS encoding sulfite exporter TauE/SafE family protein — translated: MKTFIDFYETLGLALSLLVLVTFLLAGTVKGVIGLGLPTVAMGLLGLAMVPAQAAALLIIPSTLTNLWQLAVGGHLSMLLKRLWPMLLAIFLGTGLGSLWLGGVGGGGWAVRALGGALLLYAVCGLFLPTLHVGERAERWLGPLCGVLTGIITSATGVFVIPAVPYLQALGLNRDQLVQALGLSFTVSTLALAAGLFWRGALGEGALGASLLALLPALVGMLLGQWLRQRISAVLFKRVFFIGMGLLGGHLLISG
- a CDS encoding cytochrome c biogenesis protein DipZ yields the protein MLLIAFLGGILTVLSPCILPVVPFLFARADRSRSSVLLTLGGMALTFALVSSLAVVSSAWVIQANHAGRQLALIVMVLFALSLISARAGAWLSRPFVLLGNRLDPAARQLSGPLAALLVGVATGLLWAPCAGPILGVILTSAMLQGANAQTSLLLLAYGLGSALSLGTLIFAGRGLVNRLRPSIPVTGWLRRGTGVLVLLSAVLISTGANNTLLAGTSSQGSTSVEQSVLKQIPRAIDYVISKANAATTVDLEAKGAMPSLEGAVEWLNSAPLDRESLRGKVVLVDFWTFDCINCQHTLPYVKAWAKKYEKDGLVVIGVHTPEYAYEKILGNVRQQVKELGIGYPVAIDNDYRIWRAFDNQYWPAHYLIDAKGQVRYTHFGEGRYDEQEKVIQTLLQEAKAGSAS
- a CDS encoding NAD(P)H-dependent oxidoreductase → MKKILLLNGGKQFAHSAGRYNATLHEAALAYLDRSGCDVRQTWIDQGYDVAEEVAKFLWADVIIYQMPGWWMGAPWTVKKYVDEVFTAGHGSLYANDGRTRSDASQKYGSGGLIQGKQYMLSLTWNAPQQAFDDPTDFFEAKGVDAVYFPFHKANEFLGMSGLPTFLCVDVMKVPAIEADVRRYEQHLAKVFDLPA